The following is a genomic window from Paenibacillus thiaminolyticus.
TAATCTCTTTCTTCGCCTTCATGTACTGTTCGACTACTTCATAGAGCGTGACGCCCGTATCAAGCGATTTTTTGTTCATGAACATGGAGTATCCGTCACCGCCCGCGATCAGGAAGTCGTTCGTCGCGACACGATACGTTGTGTCTTTTTCCAGCGCCTTGCCGCCTGCCTTGACATCGGTCACGCCGCTTTAGCAAGCCGCCGGAGAAATGAACCAGATCTTCGCCATGATAGTACAGGTCTACCCGGCCCAGCGACTTGGCGTATTCCCAATCCTGCACAATGTATGTGCCATTGACCAGCTCCGGCTCATCGACCCGAGTATGGGTGTGGCCGCCAACGATGATATCGATGCCCGGCACCTGCTTCGCCATCTCGCGATCATACTTCAGGCCGGTATGGCAGAGCACGATGACATGATGGGCCTTGCCTCATACCGTTCATATTATGCGCTGGCAATAGGGATACATGCGCGGGCGGGTGCCCGGCAACATGCCTGCTTACAGCTCGTCGAAGCCGTTGTCATCGCCGACTTTGCCGTAGTTGCGCGATTTGGCTTCGAAGAAGTCGGTCTTCGTCGAATTGAGCGCCTCGTCGGAGAAGGGCTTAATCCAAGGCATGCAGTTCACGTCGACGCCTTCATAGGCCTTCTCCAGGCCCATCATAGCGAGGCGGCGGTTCGCGATATATTTAATGTAATCACTCAACTCGCGCAGATCGATGCCGCGAATATTGCTGAGCGTATAATGCGCCCAGTTCGTCTCCAACTGCACGGCCCGGTCAATTGTATCGTAGACGAACCGGCGGTTCGCGTCGGTATTCAATTCCGGGAAATCGCGCAGCAACTGCTTGAACACTTCGCCGAAGAAGTAGCAGTGCTGGTTCTCGTCGCGCTGGATGTACGAGATCATCTGGCTCGTCGCCATCATCTTCTGGTCGCGCGCCAGATTGTAGAAGAAGGCGAACGTGCTGTAGAAAAATACGCCTTCGAGAATCAGATCGGCGACGAGCGCTTCGAAGAACGTCTGCGGCGTCGGATTGTCCCGGAATGTCTGGTAAATGTCCGCGATGAAGCGGTTGCGCTCGAGCAGCACGGCATCATGCTTCCAATATTCGAAAATATCCTTCTGCTCCTGCTCCGACACGAGCGAGGACAGCACATAAGAATAAGATTGATTGTGAACGACTTCCTGCTGGGCGATAATGGCCGCGATGGCCTCCAGGGAGGAATCAGTGAAAAACCGCTTCACATCGCCTACGAACATCGTCTGCATCGAATCGAGCACCGCCAGCAGCGAGATATTGATCTTAAAGGCGCGCTGCTCATCTGGCGTCAGGTTCGGAAATTGCTGGGCGTCTTTGGACATCGGAATCTCATCGGCAATCCAATGGTTCAGCAGAAGCACCTTGTACAGCTTGTACATGTGCGGCATCCGGATATCGTCCCAGTTCAAGATGCCGGAGCATTCGCCCAAAATAATGCGGGTCGATTGGTTCGGCGCCTCGGTATTGAATATTTTTTGCAGTTTCAGCTCGCGATCGAGTAAAGTCATCATTTTCTTCCTTTCCTCACATTATCATCATTCTATCTGCCGCCCGGCGAGAGCTCCATGCGGCGCTGCTTCACTTCATTTAAGAGCTGCACGCTTCGCATTCCTCTACGGTCAGCGCCTGGCTGCGCACGTAGTAGGTCGATTTCAAGCCGGCCTTCCATGCATGCAGATGCAGGTTAAGGAAATCGACGGCCCGGATATCCGGACGGACGTACAGGTTGAAGCTCTGGCCTTGGTCGATATGGCGCTGGCGGGCTCCCGTCATACGGATCGACCAGTTCTGATCGAGGCGGAATGCCGTCTTGTAATACCACATCGTCTTGTCGGACAAGTCCGGCGCCGGATTGGCGATTTTGTACGTGGTCTTCTCCTCATAGCTGAGCAGCTCGTATACCGGATCGATGCTCGCCGTCGAGCCGGCAATGATCGAGGTGGAGCCGTTCGGCGCGACCGCCATTAGCCAGGCGTTGCGCATCCCGTTCGCCTTGACCTCGGCAGCGAGCTCGTTCCACTGCTCGGTCG
Proteins encoded in this region:
- a CDS encoding ribonucleotide-diphosphate reductase subunit beta → MKLQKIFNTEAPNQSTRIILGECSGILNWDDIRMPHMYKLYKVLLLNHWIADEIPMSKDAQQFPNLTPDEQRAFKINISLLAVLDSMQTMFVGDVKRFFTDSSLEAIAAIIAQQEVVHNQSYSYVLSSLVSEQEQKDIFEYWKHDAVLLERNRFIADIYQTFRDNPTPQTFFEALVADLILEGVFFYSTFAFFYNLARDQKMMATSQMISYIQRDENQHCYFFGEVFKQLLRDFPELNTDANRRFVYDTIDRAVQLETNWAHYTLSNIRGIDLRELSDYIKYIANRRLAMMGLEKAYEGVDVNCMPWIKPFSDEALNSTKTDFFEAKSRNYGKVGDDNGFDEL